In Deltaproteobacteria bacterium, one genomic interval encodes:
- a CDS encoding radical SAM protein: MAKEEFIPKWIAWEVTGRCNLNCIHCRASSSMTSHDSDFSLAEAKQLIDDIAEISKPVLVLSGGEPLLRKDLFEIAKYGTEKGFRMCIATNGVLVTDEVVRKMKESGIRICSLSLDGSTAAVHDDFRKQPGAFEATLRAAEIFNRNGMQFIVNSSFTKRNQHDIAATCKLAKSIGAHAWYMFMIVPTGRGEAIMSELISKEDYEEILEWHYQMEKQETEMLVRPTCAPHYYRVRLQKMKEEGEKFQPRSLTFSTGGGKGCICAQSICFIDSKGNVQPCSYFPVVAGNVKKQKFAEIWRTSELFESLRDFEKYKGRCGECEYINVCGGCRARADAVLDDYLAEEPFCNYVPIKTRKRLAEAVQAGKSTK, encoded by the coding sequence TTGGCCAAGGAAGAGTTCATCCCGAAGTGGATCGCCTGGGAAGTGACCGGCCGATGCAACCTGAACTGCATCCACTGCCGCGCCTCTTCCTCGATGACCTCCCACGACTCGGATTTTTCGCTCGCGGAGGCGAAACAGCTGATCGACGACATCGCGGAGATCTCCAAGCCGGTGCTGGTTCTCTCGGGCGGGGAGCCGCTTCTCCGGAAGGACCTCTTCGAGATCGCGAAGTACGGGACGGAGAAGGGGTTCCGGATGTGCATCGCCACGAACGGCGTGCTCGTCACGGACGAGGTCGTGCGAAAGATGAAGGAGTCGGGGATCCGGATCTGCTCCCTGTCGCTGGACGGCTCCACCGCGGCGGTCCACGACGACTTCCGCAAGCAGCCGGGGGCGTTCGAGGCGACGCTGCGGGCGGCGGAGATCTTCAACCGGAACGGGATGCAGTTCATCGTCAACTCCTCCTTCACCAAGAGGAACCAGCACGACATCGCGGCCACCTGCAAGCTGGCGAAGTCGATCGGCGCCCACGCGTGGTACATGTTCATGATCGTCCCCACGGGTCGCGGCGAGGCGATCATGAGCGAGCTGATCAGCAAGGAGGATTACGAGGAGATCCTCGAGTGGCACTACCAGATGGAGAAGCAGGAGACGGAGATGCTCGTGCGGCCCACCTGCGCGCCGCACTATTACCGGGTGCGCCTCCAGAAGATGAAGGAGGAGGGGGAGAAATTCCAGCCCCGGTCCCTCACGTTCTCCACCGGCGGCGGCAAGGGGTGCATCTGCGCCCAGTCGATCTGCTTCATCGACTCGAAGGGGAACGTACAGCCGTGCTCCTACTTCCCCGTGGTGGCGGGGAACGTGAAGAAACAGAAGTTCGCGGAGATCTGGCGCACGTCGGAGCTGTTCGAGTCGCTGCGCGACTTCGAGAAGTACAAGGGGCGATGCGGCGAGTGCGAATACATCAACGTCTGCGGCGGCTGCCGGGCGCGGGCCGACGCGGTCCTCGATGATTATCTCGCGGAGGAGCCGTTCTGCAACTACGTTCCGATCAAGACCCGCAAGCGCCTGGCCGAGGCGGTCCAGGCGGGAAAATCGACGAAATAA
- a CDS encoding GNAT family N-acetyltransferase: MIPLDRYPKEITLRDDSHAVLRPMTPEDADGLWNFLRQLPEIDKSHFHEDVDRREAVERWAKSLDYEAVLPILAMQGDRVVGSATLYRNRTGWKQRIGIVRILIAPDFRHKGLGTALIREIRHLGEKVALNYLLAEVIEEQEAAVRALERMGFEKAAVYRDFVNDRKGHLHNLVVLLHPMSGLEKERLY, from the coding sequence ATGATTCCCCTTGACCGGTACCCGAAGGAAATCACGCTGCGGGACGATTCACACGCGGTATTGCGGCCGATGACTCCGGAGGATGCCGACGGCCTCTGGAATTTCCTGCGGCAACTGCCCGAGATCGACAAGTCCCATTTCCATGAGGATGTGGACCGCCGGGAGGCGGTGGAGCGGTGGGCGAAGTCGCTCGACTACGAGGCGGTGCTCCCGATCCTGGCGATGCAGGGGGACCGCGTCGTGGGGAGCGCCACGCTCTACCGGAACAGAACGGGCTGGAAACAGCGGATCGGGATCGTCAGGATCCTGATCGCCCCCGATTTCCGGCACAAGGGTCTGGGAACAGCGTTGATCCGGGAGATTCGCCACCTCGGCGAAAAGGTTGCCTTGAATTACCTCTTGGCGGAGGTGATCGAGGAGCAGGAGGCCGCCGTTCGTGCGCTGGAGCGGATGGGGTTCGAGAAGGCGGCGGTCTATCGGGATTTCGTCAACGACCGGAAGGGACATCTCCACAATCTCGTAGTACTTCTTCACCCTATGTCGGGTCTCGAGAAAGAGAGGTTGTATTGA
- the corA gene encoding magnesium/cobalt transporter CorA, translating to MARKRRKRYHPPGTQPGTLAAHPEAGDAPVRITSFLYDANLCEERTVSPSEISSLSPPEGGVLWLDVCGLSDPSVVQAIGDRFRIHSLALEDVLNVPQRPKVEWFGDHLLVVLREIRYPELPEQMAFLLADRVVVSFQERPGDAFEPVRERLRKGKGRIRTEGADFLLYSLCDSVLDAFFPTLERLGDEVEEMEERVLVSPVPETFLAIRRLKRELLEVRHAVWPARDALNLLLIEEHPLIRPGTKVFLRDCYDHTIQLMDMVETFREMASGLVDEYMSAVSNRMNEIMKVLTVMATIFIPLTFIVGLYGMNFDTKASPYNMPELTWAYGYPALLFLMAAVAGGMLYYFRRKRWI from the coding sequence ATGGCGAGAAAACGCAGGAAGCGGTACCACCCCCCGGGGACGCAGCCCGGGACCCTCGCGGCGCACCCCGAGGCGGGGGACGCCCCGGTCCGGATCACGTCGTTCCTGTACGATGCGAACCTGTGCGAGGAGCGGACGGTTTCTCCCTCAGAGATTTCCTCCCTGTCTCCGCCGGAGGGTGGGGTGCTCTGGCTCGACGTCTGCGGCCTGTCCGATCCCTCCGTGGTCCAGGCGATCGGCGACCGCTTCCGTATCCACTCCCTGGCGCTCGAGGACGTGCTGAACGTCCCGCAGCGCCCGAAGGTGGAGTGGTTCGGCGACCACCTCCTCGTCGTGCTGCGCGAGATCCGGTACCCGGAACTTCCCGAACAGATGGCGTTCTTACTCGCGGACCGGGTGGTCGTCTCCTTCCAGGAGCGCCCGGGCGACGCGTTCGAGCCGGTCAGGGAGCGGCTGCGGAAGGGGAAGGGGCGGATCCGCACCGAGGGGGCCGATTTCCTCCTGTACTCCCTGTGCGACTCGGTGCTGGACGCCTTCTTCCCGACGCTGGAGCGGCTGGGCGACGAGGTGGAGGAGATGGAGGAGCGGGTGCTCGTCTCTCCCGTGCCGGAAACGTTCCTCGCCATCCGGCGCCTGAAGCGGGAACTGCTGGAAGTGCGCCACGCCGTGTGGCCCGCCCGGGACGCGCTGAACCTGTTGCTGATCGAGGAGCACCCCCTGATCCGCCCCGGGACCAAGGTCTTCCTGCGCGACTGCTACGACCACACGATCCAGTTGATGGACATGGTCGAGACGTTCCGGGAAATGGCGTCGGGGCTGGTGGACGAATACATGTCGGCCGTGTCGAACCGGATGAACGAGATCATGAAGGTGCTCACGGTCATGGCGACCATCTTCATCCCCTTGACCTTCATCGTCGGGCTCTACGGGATGAACTTCGACACGAAGGCGTCGCCGTACAACATGCCGGAGCTGACCTGGGCGTACGGCTACCCCGCGCTGCTGTTCCTGATGGCGGCGGTCGCGGGCGGGATGCTGTACTACTTCCGCCGGAAGCGGTGGATCTGA